In Acidovorax sp. GBBC 1281, a single window of DNA contains:
- a CDS encoding (2Fe-2S) ferredoxin domain-containing protein has product MTDTPTPPAAQPGYYARHIFFCLNDRTNGEDSCAHHGAQAAFDRCKSQVKAAGLSGPGKVRVNKAGCLDRCAGGPVAVVYPEGTWYTFVDGSDIDEIVESHLKNGQIVERLLTPPELGR; this is encoded by the coding sequence ATGACCGACACCCCCACGCCGCCAGCCGCGCAGCCTGGCTACTACGCCCGCCACATCTTCTTTTGCCTGAACGACCGCACCAACGGCGAGGACAGCTGCGCCCACCACGGTGCGCAGGCCGCGTTCGACCGCTGCAAGTCCCAGGTCAAGGCGGCCGGCCTGTCCGGCCCCGGCAAGGTGCGGGTGAACAAGGCCGGCTGCCTGGACCGCTGCGCCGGCGGGCCCGTCGCCGTGGTCTATCCCGAGGGCACCTGGTACACCTTCGTGGATGGCAGCGATATCGACGAAATCGTGGAATCGCACCTGAAGAACGGCCAGATCGTCGAACGCCTGCTCACGCCGCCGGAACTCGGGCGCTGA